From Streptomyces cyaneogriseus subsp. noncyanogenus, the proteins below share one genomic window:
- a CDS encoding response regulator transcription factor, whose product MRPPVTHHHLAGGAPRRPSRILIVEDERRLALSLARGLTAEGYAVDVVHDGREGLHRAGEGVYDLVILDIMLPGLNGYRVCAALRAAGHDVPILMLTAKDGEYDEAEGLDTGADDYLTKPFSYVVLVARVKALLRRRAQGPGASPVVVHGDLRVDTAARRVFLGEDEVTLTAKEFAVLEQLVVRAGAVVSKSEILEHVWDFAYDGDPNIVEVYISALRRKLRHGLIGTVRGAGYRLETDR is encoded by the coding sequence ATGCGCCCACCCGTCACCCATCACCACCTCGCCGGAGGCGCTCCGCGCCGCCCCTCCCGCATCCTGATCGTGGAGGACGAGAGGCGGCTGGCCCTCTCCCTCGCCCGGGGACTGACCGCCGAGGGGTACGCCGTGGACGTCGTCCACGACGGCCGGGAGGGCCTGCACCGGGCCGGGGAGGGCGTCTACGACCTGGTGATCCTCGACATCATGCTGCCCGGCCTGAACGGCTACCGGGTCTGCGCCGCCCTGCGCGCCGCCGGCCACGACGTGCCGATCCTCATGCTCACCGCCAAGGACGGCGAGTACGACGAGGCCGAGGGGCTGGACACGGGCGCCGACGACTACCTCACCAAGCCGTTCTCCTACGTCGTCCTCGTCGCCCGCGTGAAGGCGCTGCTGCGGCGCCGGGCCCAGGGTCCCGGGGCCTCTCCCGTGGTGGTCCACGGGGACCTGCGGGTCGACACCGCGGCCCGGCGCGTCTTCCTCGGCGAGGACGAGGTGACGCTCACCGCGAAGGAGTTCGCCGTGCTGGAGCAGCTCGTGGTGCGGGCCGGCGCGGTGGTGTCCAAGAGCGAGATCCTGGAGCACGTCTGGGACTTCGCCTACGACGGCGACCCCAACATCGTCGAGGTGTACATCAGCGCGCTGCGCCGCAAGCTGCGGCACGGGCTGATCGGGACCGTCCGCGGCGCCGGGTACCGGCTGGAGACGGACCGGTGA
- a CDS encoding AIM24 family protein: protein MGFREINPKMVEATVAPGRRLFSQRGAMLAYRGDVSFTPSVTGGQGGVMSMIGRRVADEDTPLMTVEGSGTVLFGHGGHHVQVIRLSGDTLYVEADRLLAFEGTLEQRTVFLGSQGGVMGMVRGQVSGQGLFTTALSGHGAVAVMAHGGVFEVPITPQRPVHVDPQAYVAHHGDVRNKLSTALGWRDMVGRGSGEAFQLELSGSGTVYVQASEEKL, encoded by the coding sequence ATGGGCTTCCGGGAGATCAACCCGAAGATGGTCGAGGCGACCGTGGCGCCCGGCCGGCGGCTGTTCAGCCAGCGCGGCGCGATGCTCGCCTACCGCGGGGACGTGTCCTTCACGCCCAGCGTGACCGGCGGGCAGGGCGGGGTGATGTCGATGATCGGGCGCCGGGTCGCCGACGAGGACACCCCGCTGATGACGGTCGAGGGCAGCGGCACGGTGCTGTTCGGGCACGGCGGCCACCATGTGCAGGTCATCCGCCTCTCCGGAGACACCCTGTACGTCGAGGCGGACCGGCTGCTGGCCTTCGAGGGCACCCTGGAGCAGCGGACGGTGTTCCTGGGCTCGCAGGGCGGGGTCATGGGCATGGTGCGGGGGCAGGTCTCCGGGCAGGGGCTGTTCACGACCGCGCTCAGCGGGCACGGAGCGGTGGCGGTGATGGCCCACGGGGGCGTGTTCGAGGTTCCGATCACCCCCCAGCGGCCGGTCCACGTGGATCCGCAGGCGTACGTCGCCCACCACGGCGATGTGCGCAACAAGCTGTCCACGGCGCTGGGCTGGCGCGACATGGTGGGCCGGGGCTCCGGCGAGGCGTTCCAGCTCGAGCTGAGCGGCAGCGGCACGGTCTACGTCCAGGCCTCGGAGGAGAAGCTGTGA
- a CDS encoding AIM24 family protein translates to MSMYGTPGGPAVHDPATLPSDDSVDAYTFCVELDGSQWFLQKGKMIAYYGSIEFDGIGHGRLDRLIRTSFHSPLHAGDWVVARGSGKMLLADRAFDVNSYDLEDGNLTIRSGNLLAFQPSLALKQSIVPGFLTLIGTGKFVAASNGPVVFMEPPIRVDPQALVGWADCPSPCHHYDHGYMTGVLGGLRALTGLGGASGEEHQFEFVGAGTVLLQSSETLMSEQVTGAVPPDAGVPGGGGHGGPGQQSGAPRLPGQLGDLQRRFGL, encoded by the coding sequence GTGAGCATGTACGGGACCCCCGGCGGCCCCGCGGTCCACGACCCGGCGACGCTGCCGTCCGACGACAGCGTCGACGCGTACACCTTCTGCGTGGAACTCGACGGGAGCCAGTGGTTCCTGCAGAAGGGGAAGATGATCGCGTACTACGGGTCGATCGAGTTCGACGGCATCGGGCACGGCCGGCTGGACCGTCTGATCCGCACCTCGTTCCATTCGCCTCTGCACGCCGGCGACTGGGTCGTGGCGCGCGGCTCGGGCAAGATGCTCCTCGCCGACCGGGCCTTCGATGTGAACTCGTACGACCTGGAAGACGGCAACCTGACCATTCGCTCGGGCAACTTGCTAGCTTTTCAGCCAAGTCTCGCCCTCAAGCAGTCGATCGTGCCCGGGTTCCTGACCCTGATCGGAACCGGAAAGTTCGTGGCGGCGTCCAACGGTCCGGTGGTGTTCATGGAACCCCCTATCAGGGTGGACCCGCAGGCGCTGGTCGGCTGGGCCGACTGCCCGTCACCCTGCCACCACTACGACCACGGCTACATGACCGGCGTACTGGGCGGTCTACGTGCGCTGACGGGTCTCGGCGGCGCCTCCGGGGAGGAGCACCAGTTCGAGTTCGTGGGCGCGGGGACGGTGCTGCTCCAGTCGTCCGAGACACTGATGTCCGAGCAGGTCACGGGGGCGGTCCCGCCCGACGCGGGCGTGCCCGGCGGCGGTGGGCACGGCGGCCCGGGGCAGCAGTCCGGGGCACCACGCCTTCCCGGACAGCTCGGCGACCTCCAGCGCCGCTTCGGGCTGTGA
- a CDS encoding sensor histidine kinase, whose translation MRRLFGSVRARATLAATLVVAVALVAAGTAVLLSLRSNLLGEAGTQAERSARAVASELAAGTPYDKLTLDDDDRPVQVVDEDGRLVAASEDLERISGTGVGAVTPRPEAAGRGDDEDDDSGEELEPGEIGELTTVGDGSATIDGDPADYRFVEVPVQTPDRGTLTVYAGAPLSAEHGAVRTALTVMLIGFPLLLAVVAVVTWLVTRRALRPVEGIRREMAEITRSEDLARRVPVPDTHDEVARLALTTNETLAALETSVERQRRFVADASHELRSPIASLRTQLEVGAAHPELLDLDGAVEDTVRLQRLAADLLLLARLDAGERPADARVDLAALAREEAGVRAGVRVRTEEGVAVAGSRGQLERVLANLLDNAQRHARSVVEVSVRREGAWAVVGVADDGEGVPVAERERIFERFVRLDAARSRDDGGAGLGLAIARDVAVRHGGTLTVRDAPAGGALFELRLPGSR comes from the coding sequence GTGAGGCGGCTGTTCGGTTCCGTACGGGCCCGCGCGACCCTCGCGGCCACGCTGGTCGTCGCCGTGGCGCTCGTCGCGGCCGGCACCGCCGTGCTGCTGTCCCTGAGGTCGAACCTGCTCGGGGAGGCCGGCACCCAGGCGGAGCGCTCCGCGCGGGCGGTCGCCTCGGAACTGGCCGCCGGGACGCCGTACGACAAGCTGACGCTGGACGACGACGACCGGCCGGTGCAGGTCGTCGACGAGGACGGCCGTCTCGTGGCCGCCAGCGAGGACCTGGAGCGGATCAGCGGCACCGGCGTCGGCGCGGTCACGCCCCGGCCGGAGGCCGCCGGACGCGGTGACGACGAGGACGACGACTCGGGCGAGGAGCTGGAACCGGGGGAGATCGGGGAGCTGACCACCGTCGGGGACGGCTCCGCCACGATCGACGGCGACCCGGCCGACTACCGCTTCGTCGAGGTGCCCGTCCAGACGCCGGACCGGGGCACGCTCACCGTGTACGCCGGGGCCCCGCTCTCCGCCGAGCACGGCGCGGTGCGCACCGCGCTGACCGTGATGCTGATCGGCTTCCCGCTGCTGCTCGCCGTGGTCGCCGTCGTGACCTGGCTGGTCACCCGGCGCGCGCTGCGCCCGGTGGAGGGCATCCGGCGGGAGATGGCGGAGATCACCCGCTCCGAGGACCTGGCCCGCCGCGTCCCGGTGCCGGACACCCACGACGAGGTCGCCCGGCTCGCCCTCACCACCAACGAGACGCTGGCCGCGCTGGAGACCTCCGTGGAACGGCAGCGGCGGTTCGTCGCCGACGCCTCGCACGAGCTGCGCAGCCCCATCGCCTCCCTGCGTACCCAGCTCGAGGTGGGCGCGGCCCACCCGGAGCTGCTCGACCTGGACGGCGCCGTGGAGGACACCGTACGGCTCCAGCGGCTCGCCGCCGACCTGCTGCTGCTCGCCCGGCTGGACGCGGGCGAGCGGCCCGCGGACGCGCGGGTCGACCTCGCCGCGCTGGCGCGGGAGGAGGCCGGGGTGCGGGCCGGGGTGCGCGTGCGGACGGAGGAGGGCGTGGCGGTGGCCGGCTCGCGGGGGCAGTTGGAGCGGGTGCTCGCCAATCTGCTGGACAACGCGCAGCGGCACGCCCGGTCGGTGGTCGAGGTGTCCGTGCGGCGGGAGGGCGCCTGGGCCGTGGTCGGTGTGGCCGACGACGGCGAGGGGGTGCCCGTGGCGGAGCGGGAGCGGATCTTCGAGCGGTTCGTGCGGCTGGACGCCGCCCGCAGCCGCGACGACGGCGGGGCGGGGCTGGGCCTCGCCATCGCCCGCGACGTCGCCGTACGGCACGGCGGCACGCTCACGGTGCGCGACGCGCCGGCGGGCGGCGCCCTGTTCGAGCTCCGCCTGCCGGGGAGCCGCTGA
- the mce gene encoding methylmalonyl-CoA epimerase — protein MLTRIDHIGIACHDLDTTVEFYRATYGFEVFHTEVNEEQGVREAMLKINDTSDGGASYLQLLEPIREDSAVAKWLAKNGEGVHHIAFGTADVDGDAAAVRDKGVRVLYDEPRRGSMGSRITFLHPKDCHGVLTELVTSAPVEAPEH, from the coding sequence ATGCTGACGCGAATCGACCACATCGGGATCGCCTGCCACGACCTCGACACGACCGTCGAGTTCTACCGTGCCACCTATGGCTTCGAGGTGTTCCACACCGAGGTCAACGAGGAGCAGGGCGTGCGGGAGGCCATGCTCAAGATCAACGATACGTCGGACGGCGGTGCCTCGTACCTCCAGCTTCTGGAACCGATCCGCGAGGACAGCGCCGTCGCCAAGTGGCTCGCCAAGAACGGCGAGGGCGTCCACCACATCGCCTTCGGCACGGCGGACGTGGACGGCGACGCCGCGGCCGTCCGGGACAAGGGCGTCCGCGTCCTGTACGACGAGCCGCGCCGGGGCTCCATGGGGTCGCGGATCACCTTCCTGCACCCCAAGGACTGTCATGGCGTACTGACAGAACTGGTCACTTCGGCGCCCGTTGAGGCACCTGAGCACTGA
- a CDS encoding PepSY domain-containing protein, whose translation MKRNIVIAAVTAAALITGGTATALAVSGNDGGTARQGETRVSDDDAVRGEDARDDDRDERAVSSRVTAADAIAAALRHTPGTAVSAELEDADDADDGEKAAWDVDVLSGGGTWHSVRVDPATGKVLGSHADDDGDDDTAEVRAALKGTSVSAAEAARAAAVHGTVTSVDLDDDDRRSAAWDVETRSGAKAERDWTVDPGTGKVAADRSDDGADGADDDANDGDDD comes from the coding sequence ATGAAGCGCAACATCGTCATCGCCGCTGTCACGGCCGCCGCCCTGATCACCGGCGGTACGGCGACGGCCCTCGCGGTCTCCGGGAACGACGGGGGCACGGCGCGGCAGGGCGAGACCCGGGTGTCGGACGACGACGCGGTCCGGGGCGAGGACGCGCGGGACGACGACCGCGACGAGCGTGCCGTTTCCTCCAGGGTGACGGCGGCCGACGCCATCGCCGCCGCCCTGCGGCACACCCCGGGCACGGCCGTCTCCGCAGAGCTGGAGGACGCCGACGACGCCGACGACGGCGAGAAGGCGGCCTGGGACGTCGACGTCCTCTCCGGCGGCGGCACCTGGCACAGCGTCCGCGTCGACCCCGCCACCGGCAAGGTCCTCGGCTCCCACGCCGACGACGACGGGGACGACGACACCGCCGAGGTGCGCGCGGCCCTCAAGGGCACGTCCGTCAGCGCGGCCGAGGCGGCGCGGGCGGCGGCCGTCCACGGCACGGTGACCTCCGTGGACCTGGACGACGACGACCGCCGCTCGGCGGCCTGGGACGTCGAGACCCGCTCCGGCGCCAAGGCGGAGCGGGACTGGACGGTCGACCCGGGCACGGGCAAGGTCGCGGCGGACCGCTCGGACGACGGGGCCGACGGGGCCGACGACGACGCGAACGACGGCGACGACGACTGA
- a CDS encoding acetyl-CoA C-acetyltransferase, producing the protein MSSATNGTTSVIVAGARTPMGRLLGSLKSFSGADLGGFAIKAALDRAGIGGDQVQYVIMGQVLQAGAGQIPARQAAVKAGIPMNVPALTINKVCLSGLDAIALADQLIRAGEFDIVVAGGQESMTNAPHLLPKSREGFKYGAVQMLDAMAHDGLTDSFEGIAMGESTEKHNTRLGIGREEQDAVAALSHQRAAAAQKNGIFEAEITPVEIPQRKGDPVLFSKDEGIRADTTAESLGKLRPAFSKDGTITAGSSSQISDGAAAVVVMSKAKAQELGLDWIAEIGAHGNVAGPDNSLQSQPSNAIMHALKKEGLEVSDLDLIEINEAFAAVAVQSMKDLGVSSEKVNVNGGAIALGHPIGMSGARLVLHLALELKRRGGGVGAAALCGGGGQGDALIVRVPKA; encoded by the coding sequence ATGTCTTCTGCAACGAACGGCACGACGTCCGTCATCGTCGCGGGTGCCCGCACCCCGATGGGGCGGCTGCTCGGCTCGCTGAAGTCCTTCTCCGGAGCCGACCTCGGCGGCTTCGCGATCAAGGCCGCCCTCGACCGTGCGGGGATCGGGGGCGACCAGGTGCAGTACGTGATCATGGGCCAGGTGCTCCAGGCCGGGGCGGGGCAGATCCCGGCGCGGCAGGCCGCGGTCAAGGCCGGCATCCCGATGAACGTGCCCGCCCTGACCATCAACAAGGTGTGCCTGTCGGGCCTGGACGCGATCGCCCTCGCCGACCAGCTCATTCGCGCCGGCGAATTCGACATCGTCGTCGCCGGCGGCCAGGAGTCCATGACCAACGCCCCGCACCTGCTGCCCAAGTCCCGCGAGGGCTTCAAGTACGGCGCGGTCCAGATGCTCGACGCGATGGCGCACGACGGGCTGACCGACTCCTTCGAGGGCATCGCCATGGGCGAGTCGACCGAGAAGCACAACACGCGGCTGGGCATCGGGCGCGAGGAGCAGGACGCCGTGGCCGCGCTCTCCCACCAGCGGGCCGCCGCCGCGCAGAAGAACGGCATCTTCGAAGCCGAGATCACGCCGGTGGAGATCCCGCAGCGCAAGGGCGACCCGGTGCTCTTCAGCAAGGACGAGGGCATCCGGGCCGACACGACGGCGGAGTCGCTGGGCAAGCTGCGCCCGGCCTTCTCCAAGGACGGCACGATCACCGCCGGGTCCTCCTCGCAGATCTCCGACGGCGCCGCGGCCGTGGTCGTGATGAGCAAGGCCAAGGCGCAGGAGCTGGGGCTGGACTGGATCGCCGAGATCGGCGCCCACGGGAACGTGGCCGGGCCGGACAACTCGTTGCAGTCGCAGCCGTCGAACGCGATCATGCACGCGCTGAAGAAGGAAGGGCTGGAGGTCTCGGATCTTGATCTGATCGAGATCAACGAGGCGTTCGCGGCCGTTGCCGTGCAGTCAATGAAGGATCTCGGGGTTTCCTCCGAAAAGGTGAATGTCAATGGCGGTGCCATTGCCCTGGGTCACCCGATCGGGATGTCCGGGGCGCGGCTCGTCCTCCATCTGGCGCTGGAGCTGAAGCGGCGCGGCGGCGGAGTCGGCGCGGCGGCGCTGTGCGGCGGCGGCGGGCAGGGTGACGCGCTGATCGTGCGGGTACCGAAGGCGTGA
- a CDS encoding MTH1187 family thiamine-binding protein — MIVAFSVTPLGVGEDVGEYVADAVRVVRESGLPHRTDAMFTSVEGEWDEVMDVVRRAVAAVEARAPRVSLVLKADIRPGVTDGLTSKVETVERHLAG, encoded by the coding sequence ATGATCGTCGCCTTCTCCGTGACGCCGCTGGGCGTCGGCGAGGACGTGGGGGAGTACGTCGCCGACGCGGTCCGCGTGGTGCGCGAGTCCGGCCTGCCCCACCGCACCGACGCGATGTTCACCTCCGTCGAGGGCGAGTGGGACGAGGTGATGGACGTGGTCAGGCGCGCCGTCGCCGCGGTCGAGGCGCGGGCGCCGCGGGTGTCGCTGGTCCTCAAGGCCGACATCCGTCCCGGGGTGACGGACGGACTGACGTCCAAGGTGGAGACGGTGGAACGCCACCTGGCCGGGTAA
- a CDS encoding MarR family winged helix-turn-helix transcriptional regulator, producing METETAPRWLTDTEQCAWRTHLEVNKLLTYQLEKDLQPFGLTMNDYEILVNLSESEGVRMRMSDLASATLQSKSRLSHQITRMENANLVRRENCESDRRGLYAVLTEHGLETMKKVAPHHVASVRRHFIDLLSPEALTELDKALKPIAEHLRGQRGRP from the coding sequence ATGGAGACCGAGACGGCCCCCCGCTGGCTGACCGATACGGAGCAGTGTGCCTGGCGCACCCACCTGGAAGTCAACAAGCTGTTGACATACCAGCTGGAGAAGGACCTGCAGCCGTTCGGCCTGACGATGAACGACTACGAGATCCTGGTGAACCTCTCCGAGTCGGAGGGGGTGCGGATGCGGATGAGCGACCTCGCCTCCGCCACCCTCCAGTCCAAGAGCCGCCTCTCCCACCAGATCACCCGGATGGAGAACGCGAACCTGGTGCGGCGGGAGAACTGCGAGTCCGACCGCCGCGGACTCTACGCGGTCCTCACCGAGCACGGCCTGGAGACCATGAAGAAGGTCGCGCCCCACCATGTGGCGTCGGTGCGCAGGCACTTCATCGACCTGCTCTCCCCCGAGGCCCTCACCGAGCTCGACAAGGCCCTCAAGCCCATCGCGGAGCACCTGCGCGGCCAGCGCGGCCGCCCCTGA
- a CDS encoding MarR family winged helix-turn-helix transcriptional regulator → MPKPLSLSFDPIARADELWKQRWGGVPSMAAITSIMRAHQILLAEVDAVVKPYGLTFARYEALVLLTFSKSGELPMSKIGERLMVHPTSVTNTVDRLVKSGLVAKRPNPNDGRGTLATITDKGREVVDAATRDLMAMDFGLGVYDAEECAEIFAMLRPLRVAAGDFTEE, encoded by the coding sequence GTGCCCAAGCCCCTCAGTCTCTCGTTCGACCCCATCGCCCGCGCCGACGAACTCTGGAAGCAGCGCTGGGGCGGTGTGCCGTCCATGGCGGCGATCACCTCGATCATGCGTGCGCACCAGATCCTGCTGGCCGAGGTCGACGCGGTGGTCAAGCCGTACGGACTGACGTTCGCGCGCTACGAGGCGCTGGTGCTGCTCACCTTCTCCAAATCCGGCGAGCTGCCGATGTCCAAGATCGGCGAGCGCCTCATGGTGCACCCCACGTCGGTCACCAACACCGTCGACCGCCTGGTGAAGTCGGGGCTGGTCGCCAAGCGCCCCAACCCCAACGACGGCCGCGGCACCCTCGCCACCATCACCGACAAGGGCCGCGAGGTGGTCGACGCGGCCACCCGCGACCTGATGGCCATGGACTTCGGTCTCGGCGTGTACGACGCCGAGGAGTGCGCGGAGATCTTCGCGATGCTCCGTCCGCTGCGGGTGGCGGCGGGGGACTTCACGGAAGAGTGA
- a CDS encoding DUF3817 domain-containing protein encodes MDLKTATSLRRLRLVSAPEAISFLLLLVCSVLKRTTDFNAVPVMGMVHGVLFVLYVIFWADAWNRAKWPLKTAALYFVLSVLPTGGFFADRRLRREAEDAVIASRARKEGVVGA; translated from the coding sequence GTGGACCTCAAGACCGCCACCTCCCTCCGCCGCCTCCGTCTGGTCTCGGCCCCTGAGGCGATCTCCTTCCTCCTCCTGCTGGTCTGCTCGGTGCTGAAGCGGACCACGGACTTCAACGCCGTCCCCGTGATGGGCATGGTCCACGGCGTCCTCTTCGTCCTGTACGTCATCTTCTGGGCGGACGCCTGGAACCGGGCCAAGTGGCCGCTGAAGACCGCCGCGCTCTACTTCGTCCTCTCGGTGCTGCCCACCGGCGGCTTCTTCGCCGACCGCAGGCTGCGCCGTGAGGCCGAGGACGCGGTCATCGCCTCCCGTGCCCGCAAGGAAGGGGTCGTCGGCGCATGA
- the meaB gene encoding methylmalonyl Co-A mutase-associated GTPase MeaB — MQDVSTLVAQAREGRPRAVARLISLVEGASPQLREVMAALAPLTGGAYVVGLTGSPGVGKSTSTSALVTAYRKQGKRVGVLAVDPSSPFSGGALLGDRVRMSEHASDPGVYIRSMATRGHLGGLAWAAPQAIRVLDAAGCDVILVETVGVGQSEVEIAAQADTSVVLLAPGMGDGIQAAKAGILEIGDVYVVNKADRDGADATARELNHMLGLGESRGPGDWRPPIVKTVAARGEGVDEVVEALEKHRAWMEERGVLAERRLARAAREVETIAVTALRERIGDLHGDRRLGALAERIVAGELDPYRAADELVTGLTRG, encoded by the coding sequence ATGCAGGACGTCTCCACGCTGGTGGCCCAGGCCAGGGAGGGCCGGCCGCGGGCCGTGGCCCGGCTGATCTCGCTGGTGGAGGGGGCGTCCCCGCAGCTCAGGGAGGTCATGGCGGCGCTGGCCCCGCTGACCGGCGGGGCGTACGTGGTGGGGCTGACCGGGTCGCCGGGCGTGGGGAAGTCCACCTCGACGTCGGCGCTGGTGACCGCGTACCGCAAGCAGGGCAAGCGGGTCGGGGTGCTCGCCGTGGACCCGTCGTCGCCGTTCTCCGGCGGTGCGCTCCTCGGCGACCGGGTGCGGATGTCGGAGCACGCCTCCGACCCCGGCGTCTACATCCGGTCCATGGCGACCCGGGGCCACCTGGGCGGTCTGGCGTGGGCCGCGCCCCAGGCGATCCGGGTGCTGGACGCGGCCGGATGCGACGTGATCCTCGTCGAGACGGTCGGCGTCGGGCAGTCGGAGGTGGAGATCGCCGCGCAGGCCGACACGTCCGTGGTGCTGCTGGCGCCGGGGATGGGGGACGGGATCCAGGCGGCCAAGGCCGGGATCCTGGAGATCGGTGACGTGTACGTGGTGAACAAGGCCGACCGGGACGGGGCGGACGCCACCGCCCGCGAGCTGAACCACATGCTGGGGCTGGGGGAGTCGCGCGGTCCCGGCGACTGGCGTCCGCCGATCGTCAAGACGGTCGCGGCGCGGGGCGAGGGGGTCGACGAGGTCGTCGAGGCGCTGGAGAAGCACCGGGCGTGGATGGAGGAGCGGGGCGTGCTGGCGGAACGCCGGCTGGCGCGGGCCGCGCGCGAGGTCGAGACGATCGCGGTGACGGCCCTGCGGGAGCGGATCGGCGATCTCCACGGCGACCGGCGCCTCGGCGCGCTGGCGGAGCGCATCGTGGCCGGCGAGCTGGACCCGTACCGGGCGGCGGACGAGCTGGTGACGGGACTGACCCGGGGATGA
- a CDS encoding AIM24 family protein, with the protein MFRLQSSKVLAVEMTGDAVKAKNGSMVAYDGEMAFKKLSGGGEGIRGMVTRRLTGEQMTMMEVKGHGTCWFADRASEINLVALQGDRLYVEASNLLAADASLRTGTGFTGMRGASQGNGLFTTTVEGHGQAAIMSDGPAVVLRVSARYPLTVDPGAYVAHQGDLRQSFQSGVTFRTALGEGGGEAFQIRFEGDGLVYVQPSERNTIAGDV; encoded by the coding sequence ATGTTCCGACTTCAGAGCAGCAAGGTGCTCGCCGTCGAGATGACCGGGGACGCCGTGAAGGCGAAGAACGGCTCGATGGTCGCGTACGACGGCGAGATGGCCTTCAAGAAGCTGAGTGGCGGCGGGGAGGGCATCCGGGGGATGGTCACCCGGCGGCTCACCGGCGAGCAGATGACGATGATGGAGGTGAAGGGGCACGGGACCTGCTGGTTCGCGGACCGCGCCTCGGAGATCAACCTCGTGGCCCTCCAGGGGGACAGGCTGTACGTCGAGGCGAGCAATCTGCTGGCCGCGGACGCCTCGCTGCGGACGGGGACGGGCTTCACGGGGATGCGCGGCGCGTCGCAGGGCAACGGGCTGTTCACGACGACCGTCGAGGGACACGGACAGGCGGCGATCATGTCGGACGGTCCGGCGGTGGTGCTGCGCGTCAGCGCGCGGTACCCGCTGACCGTCGACCCGGGGGCGTACGTGGCCCACCAGGGCGACCTGCGGCAGTCCTTCCAGTCGGGCGTGACCTTCCGCACGGCCCTGGGCGAGGGCGGCGGGGAGGCTTTCCAGATCCGCTTCGAGGGGGACGGGCTGGTCTACGTGCAGCCGAGTGAGCGGAACACGATCGCGGGGGATGTGTGA